In Nicotiana tabacum cultivar K326 chromosome 21, ASM71507v2, whole genome shotgun sequence, one DNA window encodes the following:
- the LOC107802116 gene encoding uncharacterized protein LOC107802116, translating into MATLQKFKLLATQCAVAAGSPTRSPTTSPVIHLRRRKTLRMLLTRSGNVGSDGGSDRRLLAEDDASPDGIFSDGDSPDKKEVVVRNKLKDLFVSSPEHSREGFSPEISSAGGSIGSAVRRIRPLTATFRQRLLRRVWRPMLVSIPE; encoded by the coding sequence ATGGCAACTCTGCAAAAATTCAAGCTCTTAGCGACTCAATGTGCTGTAGCAGCAGGAAGCCCAACTCGAAGCCCAACAACTAGCCCAGTCATTCACCTCCGCCGCCGTAAAACTCTCCGAATGCTCCTCACCCGCAGCGGCAACGTCGGCAGCGACGGAGGAAGTGATCGACGGCTATTGGCAGAGGACGATGCGTCACCGGATGGGATTTTCAGCGACGGAGATTCGCCGGATAAAAAGGAAGTTGTGGTGAGAAACAAGCTTAAGGATTTGTTCGTTTCGTCGCCGGAACATTCGAGAGAGGGATTTTCACCGGAAATTTCTAGTGCCGGCGGTAGTATTGGATCGGCAGTTCGGAGAATTCGGCCTTTGACGGCGACTTTCCGGCAACGGTTGCTTAGGAGGGTTTGGAGACCTATGCTTGTGAGTATACCTGAATAA